One segment of Carya illinoinensis cultivar Pawnee chromosome 13, C.illinoinensisPawnee_v1, whole genome shotgun sequence DNA contains the following:
- the LOC122292534 gene encoding structural maintenance of chromosomes protein 1A-like has product MATPKQMFEKQQSQMQQLAIKKNSGTVMSGSPTMEIDKEEDMSKSVLVMFRAKEEEIQRKKMEVRNKVHTQLGRVEEATKRLAEIREELEGLTDPMRKEVGLVRKRIDVVNKELKPLGQSCQRKEREYREALETFNEKNKEKSQLVTKLMELVSESEKVRLRKLEELSKNVDTLK; this is encoded by the exons ATGGCAACGCCAAAACAGATGTTCGAGAAGCAGCAATCACAAATGCAACAGCTGGCGATCAAGAAGAATTCAGGAACTGTGATGAGTGGGAGCCCGACAATGGAGATCGACAAGGAAGAAGACATGTCAAAGTCGGTGCTGGTTATGTTCCGCgcaaaggaagaagaaattcagaggaagaagatggaggTTAGGAACAAGGTTCACACCCAGCTGGGCCGCGTCGAAGAAGCAACAAAGCGACTCGCAGAGATTCGGGAA GAGCTTGAGGGTCTCACAGATCCAATGAGGAAGGAAGTCGGTCTGGTTCGCAAGAGGATAGACGTAGTTAACAAAGAGTTAAAGCCACTGGGGCAGAGCTGCCAAAGGAAG GAGAGAGAATACAGGGAAGCCCTTGAGACTTTCAATgagaaaaacaaggaaaaatctCAACTAGTTACCAAATTAATGGAG CTGGTGAGTGAAAGTGAGAAAGTGAGGCTGAGGAAGCTGGAGGAGCTCAGCAAAAATGTGGATACCCTGAAATAA